The sequence GCGGGTCTCGCCGCCGACGGTGACGCGGCAGGCGCCGCACATCCCGGTGCCGTCGACCATGATCGGGTTGAGCGAGGCCAGCGTCTTGATGCCGTGCGGCTGCGTGGTCTTGCACACGAACTTCATCATGATCACCGGGCCGATGGTGATGCACTCGTCGATCTTCAGGCCCTCGTCGATCAGGCCCTGCAACGCCTCGGTGACCAGGCCCTTGCGGCCGTAGCTGCCGTCGTCGGTGGTGACGATCATCTGGTCGCTGACCGCGCGCACCTCGTCCTCGAGGATGAGCAGGTCCTTCGTGCGGGCGCCCAGGATGGTGACGACGCGGTTGCCGGCGGCCTTCATCGCGGTGGCCATCGGCCAGACCACGGCGTTGCCGATGCCGCCGCCGACGCAGACCACCGTCTTGCCGCCCTCCGGGATGGCCGTCGCCCGGCCCAGGGGTCCGGCCAGGTCGAGGATGGAATCCCCGGCCTTCAGCGCGTTGAGGTCGCGCGTGGTCTTGCCGACCTCCTGCGCGACGATGGTGATGGTCCCCTTGGCGACGTCGCGGTGCGCGATGGTCAGCGGGATCCGCTCGCCCTGGTCGCTGACGCGCAGGATGACGAACTGGCCGGCGCGCCCGCGCTGGGCGATGTGCTCGACCTCGATCTCGAACAGCATGGTCTTCTCGGCCAGGAGCC is a genomic window of bacterium containing:
- a CDS encoding sulfide/dihydroorotate dehydrogenase-like FAD/NAD-binding protein produces the protein MANKIVTARLLAEKTMLFEIEVEHIAQRGRAGQFVILRVSDQGERIPLTIAHRDVAKGTITIVAQEVGKTTRDLNALKAGDSILDLAGPLGRATAIPEGGKTVVCVGGGIGNAVVWPMATAMKAAGNRVVTILGARTKDLLILEDEVRAVSDQMIVTTDDGSYGRKGLVTEALQGLIDEGLKIDECITIGPVIMMKFVCKTTQPHGIKTLASLNPIMVDGTGMCGACRVTVGGETRFACVEGPEFDGHQTDFDELMKRLSYYKPEEARSLERAEHACRLQQAADQLLAERDR